The Treponema phagedenis DNA segment CATGATGCAATCCAACTATCGTTAATCAAAACGGTTATGTTAAGATCATTTACAATAATTTTTACGGTATAGAGTGAACCGGGAACGTCCGGTATTTTTGTCCACCCTACTAAGGGTAAGGGAGTACTGTTTACCACCGCATCAATGCGCATCCATCCGTGGTTAGAAATAAGCAGTGAATAAAAAGCGGCTTCACTGATGTACCGAAATAAGAAACCCGCCGCGCAAGATCCGGCAGAGCTTGTGTTTACTTCGATTGCCTGCGAATCGGAATCAGGCTGCACTGCTGAAAAATCAACTTCTGCGGTAAGCACAAAGTCCTTATAACGAAAAAACTTATTCACTGTCCATGCATACACGTTTTTTCGTTCAAGCCGCAGCAAAACCCCTTCTTGGCTAACTGTCGCAGTATAGCCCTCATGCTCCTCAGATTCAAACCGCGCTTCCTGTGGATTACTAAAATCCGTATGCCAAACCTCGTGGACAATATCCTCTAAATCTATTTGCTTCTTTTCTTTCTTTTTAAAAATACGGTTCTTAAAATAGCTAAAATATAATTGCAACTTTCCCATGTCGTTTATCGTACTGCAAAAAACAAAAAATGTCCATAAAAACTGAATATGCCGCAGAGCGTACACGTGAAAACAATAACCAGAACCGCAACGTAACTACAAAACATTGTACTAATTCCGCCGCGGTTTGTAAGTATTCAACTTCGACAAGCAAAAAAAGTCAGCTAAGAGAAAATTTTCAAACCGCAGCGTCCATACATATATGATTTTTATTCTTCATGCGTACACCTGGGGGATGTTGTTGAGCCTCTTGCAAAAAGCCTTTGTTTTAGGTACTCTCCCCTTACCAATTAAACAAATTATTTTGGAGCTTGCATGAAAAAAACCAAATTCCTGTTATTTTTATTGATTTTGATCCCAGCGATCGGCTTTGCCCATCCGCATATGTTTATTACTTCTCAAGTTAATTTTGTTTGGGATGCGGGTAAATTAACAGGTGCCTATGTAACATGGAAGTTTGACAGATTTTTCAGTGCAGATATTATTCAAGGCTACGATACAAATAAAGACGGCGTTTTTAACAAAACAGAAACAGACGATGTCTATAATAATGCTTTTATTTATACCTCAAACTATTATTATTTTATTTTTATCAGGCAAGGGGCAACACGCAGCAGCCCGAAATCGGTAAGCCAATTCAGTGTTTGGCAAAAAGACGGCATCCTGTTTTATCGCTTCTATGTTGACTTATCCGCTTATCCGGCGGAAAAATTATATTTTGCCGTGTACGATTATAGTTTCTTTTGTGATTTCCGCTATGATACACAAAAACCGGTAAGTTTTACCTGTGACACCACTGTGCAGCCGCAATACTCCATCGCTGAAAACAAAAATTATCCGGTATACTATGATCCCTTTGATACTATTTCGGACAATAAAATATATGACAAATGGAAACCGGGCTTGCAAATTTATTATCCCTATGAAATTGAGCTGCGGTATAATTATGCCGCCGCATCATCAAAATAATATCCTTACTATCCTGGTACAGCGTTTTTTAATATATCTTAAAAAAACCATAAAAAAGTTTTATAAAAAAGAGCCCGACACAACGGTTTCATTTTGACTTCCGTGTCAAAATGAAACCTACGAGTTTTAAAAACTTCCTGTTACAAAAAGGAGCCCGACACGGCGCAAGGGCGAAGTTTTGAAAATTTACTGTAACTTCGCCTACGAGTTTTGCCTGTTTACAATAAACTATCAGGCAAAACATCGTTTGGAATTGATAACGGTGAGCAAACTTACCATAGGGCAAAGCGTTAATAATTTGCCGCCGCTTCGCCAACGAGTTTTAAAGCTTCAATTTTACAGTTTTGTGTTGATGCTTTAAAACATCGTTCGGAATTGAGTAGGGGTGGGCAAACTTACCATAGTGATGCTACAGTCGGTAAGCTTTACTGTCGATACATCCTCGAATGGTAACTTAATTACAAAACCTTGTACTATAAAAAAAGGCGAACGGAACAGTGCAAGCACTACGATAGGCAAGTATCAAGATTAATTTAATTGCCTTATATAGAATCGTGCATACGACAGAGAGATGACCGCTTGAAGCCCTCCCTACATAATTTACTCTTCCATTACAATATATCCGTTTCCTAACTCATTTTGTTTTATATTTTTAATTTTTCCTATTTGTAAAAGCGGGACGCGGGGTTTGGGCGATAGAAAGTATGCGTTGACATTTGGATGTGACATTCAAAGAAACCTCGAACACCACGATAGACAAGCATGCCGCAATAAACCAAAACAGCATTCGCAAATGGGCACTTGCAATTCTAAAACGAGTGGAACATATCCACGGCAAAAATATTCACTGAACGCAGCTCCACCGCAGCACTATGCAATAAGTTTAGACTTATTCTGCAGTTTAACACAAACCTTATTACTCTAATGATTCCACGGAAGACGTAAAAAAAGATTATTTTTACTGCAAAGGAAAGAATAAACATCTTCTTAGCTCTTGTCCTGAGATTTTTATTGATGAGTTTATAACAATTGCATAAAAATAGTCTAAAGCATGAATATATTTATTTCAAGTGTTTTTACACAAGATCGGTAAATATTTTACTTGTCTAACATGTAAGCTTACGCTTATTCTTTTTATTAAACTGCCTTGATAAACCGCTTAATCCTCTGTATAA contains these protein-coding regions:
- a CDS encoding DUF1007 family protein; translated protein: MKKTKFLLFLLILIPAIGFAHPHMFITSQVNFVWDAGKLTGAYVTWKFDRFFSADIIQGYDTNKDGVFNKTETDDVYNNAFIYTSNYYYFIFIRQGATRSSPKSVSQFSVWQKDGILFYRFYVDLSAYPAEKLYFAVYDYSFFCDFRYDTQKPVSFTCDTTVQPQYSIAENKNYPVYYDPFDTISDNKIYDKWKPGLQIYYPYEIELRYNYAAASSK